One segment of Bacteroides caecimuris DNA contains the following:
- a CDS encoding acyltransferase family protein — MIFFAISGFFYAHNELFSFNNYIRGLVKKVKRIYPAYIVTMILAFVMCNLSLDYIRINFTEWSNSFWQSRVPLFELIKQLFILIPSDTKLLNPPVWYMVVEVRMFILMPLIVYFANRFSYKWKLLVYIAFLTLGLFVYRFLFCFIIGLLMHLFIDNSVKFRNWLSHSRINSLFLLLTSIIMLDVRNIFLGDDSTLLLFIQSIAAAMIVAVVYLNRFKCLSFKPIVYMGNISYEFYLIHFVVLLSFKTLETFFVLYIILSLLVSIMLAIIINKLVNDLW, encoded by the coding sequence ATGATATTTTTTGCTATCAGTGGATTCTTTTATGCTCATAATGAATTGTTTTCATTTAACAATTATATTAGGGGCTTGGTAAAGAAAGTAAAACGTATCTATCCGGCTTATATTGTTACTATGATATTGGCTTTTGTGATGTGTAATTTGTCTTTAGATTATATTCGGATAAATTTTACAGAATGGAGCAATAGCTTTTGGCAAAGTCGTGTTCCATTGTTTGAATTGATAAAACAATTATTTATTTTGATACCTTCTGATACCAAATTACTAAATCCTCCTGTATGGTATATGGTAGTTGAAGTGCGCATGTTTATTTTAATGCCTTTAATAGTCTATTTCGCTAATAGGTTTTCATATAAGTGGAAGCTTTTAGTTTATATTGCATTCTTAACTCTTGGTTTATTTGTATATAGATTTCTATTTTGCTTTATTATAGGTCTTCTAATGCATTTGTTTATAGATAATTCGGTGAAATTTCGTAATTGGTTATCTCATAGTAGAATAAATTCTCTGTTTTTATTGTTGACTTCAATTATAATGCTTGATGTTAGGAATATATTCTTGGGGGATGATTCTACATTATTGCTGTTTATACAATCAATAGCCGCTGCTATGATTGTTGCCGTTGTTTATTTAAATAGGTTCAAATGTTTATCATTTAAACCTATAGTTTATATGGGTAATATCTCTTATGAATTTTATCTAATTCATTTTGTTGTATTGCTTTCTTTTAAAACATTGGAAACTTTCTTTGTTCTATATATAATATTGTCATTGCTTGTGAGTATAATGTTAGCAATAATTATCAATAAGTTAGTTAATGATTTGTGGTGA